The Amycolatopsis endophytica genome includes the window GATGATCGGCCTGAACCAGGGCATCGTGTCCAACCCGGCGGCGCCGTTCGGCGGGGTCAAGCAGTCCGGGCTGGGCCGCGAGGGCGGCACCGTCGGCATCGACGAGTTCCTGGAGACCAAGTACGTCGCGGTGAGCCTGTGAGCACCTACCGGATCGCGAGCATCCCCGGTGACGGCATCGGGGTCGACGTCACCGCGGAGGCGCGCCGGGTCCTGGACCGGGCGGGCGAGCTGCACGGCTTCGGTCTGGAGTGGACGGAGTTCGACTGGAGCTGCGAGCGCTACACCAAGACCGGCCGGATGATGCCGGAGGACGGGATCGAGCGGCTGCGGCCGTTCGACGGGATCTTCCTCGGCGCGGTCGGGTTCCCCGGCGTTGCCGACCACGTTTCGCTGTGGGGCCTGCTGATCCCCATCCGGCGGGCGTTCGCGCAGTACGTGAACCTGCGGCCGGTGCGGCTGCTGCCCGGCACGACGTCGGTGCTCGCGGGACGTGGCGCCGACGAGCTGGAGATGGTGATCGTCCGGGAGAACACCGAGGGCGAGTACTCGCAGATCGGCGGGCGGCACAACCCCGGCCAGCCGAACGAGTTCGCGCTGCAGGAGTCGATCTTCACGCGGGTCGGGGTCGAGCGGATCGTCCGGTTCGCCTTCGAACTGGCGCGGACGCGGAGCCACCGGGTGACCTCGGCGACGAAGTCCAACGGCATCATCCACACGATGCCGTTCTGGGACGAGGTGTTCGCCGAGGTCGCCGCGGAGTACCCGGACGTCCACAGTGAACAGACGCACATCGACGCGCTGGCCGCCCGCATGGTGCAGTACCCGGACCGGCTCGACGTGGTGGTCGGGTCGAACCTGTTCGGCGACATCCTGAGCGATCTGGCGGCGGCGGTGACCGGCGGGCTCGGCATGGCGCCCTCCGGCAATGTGAACCCGCCGGGCGAGTTCCCGTCGATGTTCGAGGCCGTGCACGGTAGCGCCCCGGACATCGCCGGGCAGGGCATCGCGAACCCGGTGGCCCAGATCCTGGCGGGCGCGATGATGCTCGACCACCTCGGCGAGAAGGCGGCCGCGGCGGCGGTCAACGCCGCGGTCGAGCAGGTCCTCGCCGCCGGTGAGGTCGCCACGCCCGACCTCGGTGGCAAGTCCACGAGCACCGAACTGGGCGCCGCCATCACCGCCGCACTCGCCTGAGCGCTGCCGGGGCTGCCGCACCGGTGGCCCCGGCACGCATATCTTCACCCGGAACGGGCAATACCCAGCACCTGGTGACGTCGAGGTGCGGGAGTGTTCATGGAGTTGCTGGGTGTCCGCGTGCCCGGTCCGGGGTCGGTGGTGAAGGGGCTGGCGGGTGCCGTGCGGGCTCCGCTGAGCCGGCCGCGCCGCCGGGTCTGGTCCTGCCCCGGCCGGCTGCACATCGAGGCGCACGGGGTGCACGGCCCGGGCGGTGAGGCCGTCGCGCGGCGCATCGAGCAGGCGGTGCAGAGGCACCCGGGCGTCGCGTGGGCGCGCGTGAACGCGCCGTCGTCGCGGGTGATCATCGGCGTCGACGACCCCGCGCCGGACAGCGCCGAGCTGATCAGCGTCATCGAGCAGGCCGAAGGCGAGCCAGCCGGCATCGCCGAGGAACTGGCCGAGGACGAGCTGCACCACCCGGCCGACGGCCTGCGCGGTACGCGCCTGCTGCCGACGCTCGCGGCGGACACGCTCGGGCTGGGGTTGTCGCTGTTCACCCGGATCGCGCCGTGGGCGCCGTTGCCGACCGAGATCGCCGCCCTGCACAACGTCATCGACCTGCACCCGCGCCTGCGCGAACTCGCCGGTGAGCGGGCGGGCAGCCGGGAGAAGGCCGACTCCGCCACGTCCTCGTTCGGCGCGCTGGCCCAGGGGCTCGCGTCCGGCGGCGAGGGCACGGTGGTCGACATCCTGCAGCGCGCCGAGCAGTGGCGCGAAGCCCGCGCGCACGAGCGGTTGTGGTGTCAGGCCGAGAGCCGCCTGATTCACGGCCCGGACGACGCGGCGGCGGGCCCGGTCGTCGTCGAGCGGCCGAGGGAGATCCCGGACGGTCCGGTCGAGAAGTACGAGCGGCGCATCCTCAACCTCGGCGCGGCCGCGGCGGCCGTGTCGCTGCCGTTCGCGCGCCCGCGCCGCGCGCTGGGCATCGGGCTGGCCGCCTTGCCGAAGGCCGCCGAGGCCGGGCGCACCGCGTTCGGTTCGCGGCTGGGCCGTGTGCTGGCCACCGAGGGTGTGCTGGTCATGGATCGCGCGGTGCTGCGCCGTCTGGACGCGGTCGACGTACTGGTCCTCGACGAGCAGGCATTCGACACCGGACGCATGGTGCTCAACGACCTCGTCGCGCTCGGCGGCGACGCCGACGAGCTGGTCGAACGAGCCTGGCAGCTGTTCGACGCGCACACGCCGTCCAAGGTGCACGAAGATGACGGCTGGCGGCTCGGCCCGCTCGGCGAACTGGGTGTCGACGCGGGCGCGGACGAGCGTGCACAGCTGGAGAAGCGCGGCGCGGCCGCCGTCCTCGGGCTGGTGCACGAGCAGCGGCTCACAGCGGTCATCGGTCTCGGCAGGCAGGTGCCGCCGGGCGTGGCCGCGGTGATCGCCGCCGCGCGCCGCTCGAACATCGAGGTGGTCAGCGCGAACGGTGGGCACGCCGCGTTCGAGGCCGACCGGCTGATGCCCGGCGGTGACCGTCTCGTGTCGACCGTGCGGGAGCTGCAGGGCGAGGACCGCGTCGTGATGCTGGTGTCCGACAACCGGCAGGCGCTCGGCGCGTCCGACTGCGGCATCGGCACCCAACGGCCCGGCGAAACCCCGCCGTGGGGCGCGCACCTGCTGATCGGCGAGGAGATCGGCGTGACCGCGCTGGTCGTCGACGCCATCGCCGCGTCCCGCGAAGTCAACCGCGACAGCATCTGGCTCGCCCAGGGCGCGACCGGTGTCGGTGCCGTCAGCGCACTGCAGCCCGGTCGCCGCAGCCCGGCGAACCGCAGCATACGCGCGGTCAACCTGGGCGCGGCCGTCGCGCTCGCCAACGCGCACCGCCGCGCGAAGAAGCTCGCGGAGCGGGACCTGAGCCTGGCGGGCGATGCCGCGCCGTGGCACCTCATGCCGGTCGACGTGGTGCTCGACCGCCTCGGCACCGACCCCGACGGACTCGCCGACGACGACGCGCAGCGCCGCGCCAAGGCCCGCGGAACCGGCAGCGGTGGCCGGACGAGCCTGATGCAGGCGTTCATCGACGAACTGTCCAACCCGCTCACCCCGGTCCTGATCGGGGGTGCCGCGCTGTCGGCGTCGGTCGGGTCACCGGTGGACGCCGCGCTGGTCGCCGGGGTCACCGGCGTGTCCGCGCTGGTCGGCAGCGTCCAGCAGGTCCACACCGAGAAGCAGCTGGCCGAGCTGCTGAGCCGGTCGGCGATCACCACCACCGTGGTCCGGGGTGGCCGGGACAGCGTGGTCAGCGCGGACGACCTGGTGCCCGGCGACGTCATCAAGCTGACCTCCGGCGACGTCGTGCCCGCCGACTGCCGTCTGCTCGAAGCCGACGGGGTCGAGGCGGACGAGTCCTCGCTGACCGGCGAATCGCTGCCGGTGGGCAAGGATCCGCGTCCGGCGATCGCGGCGGACGTCGCCGGTCGGTCGTCGATGCTCTTCGAGGGCACCACGATCGCGGCCGGGGAAGCGGTCGCGATTGTCGTGGCGACCGGTGCCGACACCGAGGCCGGCCGCAGCATGGCGATGGCCAGGGAGAACGCGCCGGTCACCGGTGTCGAGACGCGCCTGACGGAGCTGACGTCGAAGGCGATGCCGCTCGCCGTCGGGTCGGCGGCCGCGGTCGCCGGCGCCGGGCTGCTGCGCCGGGTGCCGTTGCGGGAGAGCCTGTCCGCCGCGGTCAACCTCGCCGTCGCTTCGGTGCCGGAAGGGCTGCCGTTCCTGGTCAGCGCCGCGCAGCTGGCCGCCGCCCGTCGCCTGGCCGGGCACAACGCGCTGGTCCGCAATCCACGCAGCATCGAGGCGCTGGGCCGGGTCGACGTGCTGTGCTTCGACAAGACCGGGACGCTCACCGAGGGCAAGCTGTCGGTCCACGAGGTCGACGACGGGCGCAGGCGCACGAAGATCGAGGATCTGGACGGGGACACCGAGGCCGTGCTGCGCACCGCGTTGCGGGCGACACCGCAGGCGGACGACCCGTCGGACCTGCCGCACGCCACGGACCGGGCGATCGTCGAAGGGGCGCAAGGGATTTCCGTCGATGTCGGCGACTGCGAACTGGTCGACGCGATCCCGTTCGAGCCCTCCCGCGGCTACCACGCGTCACTCATGCGCAACGGCGGCGGGATGGTGCTCAGCGTCAAGGGCGCGCCGGAGTCGGTGCTGCCCCGGTGCGACCTGGACGAGGGCCGCCGCAAGAAAATGGCCGGGCGCATGAAGAAGCTGACCAGGTCGGGGCAGCGCGTGCTCGCGGTCGCCGAGTCCACACCGGACAGCTCGGAGATCGACGAGGATGCGGTGCAGGGTCTGCGGTTCAAGGGTTTCGTGGCGATCGCCGACCCGGTGCGGGGGAGCGCGGCGGGCGCCGCGGCGGACCTGCGGGCGGCGGGTGTGCAGATCGTGATGATCACCGGTGACCACCCGGACACCGGTGAGGCGATCGCTGGCGAGGTCAGCGAGGACGGCGCCGACCTGCACGTGGTGACCGGCGCCGAGCTGGACGCGATGGACGACGAGCAGCTGGCGTCGGCGCTGGAGACCGTCGACGTGGTGGCCCGGTGCAGCCCGGCGCAGAAGGTGCGGATCATCAAGGCGTACCAGAAGCACGGCCACACGGTCGCGATGACGGGCGACGGCGCGAACGACGCCCCCGCGATCCGGCTCGCGGACGTCGGTATTGCGCTCGGCGGGCACGGCGCCCCGGCGGCGCGCGCGGCGGCCGATCTCGTGGTCACCGACGACCGCCTGGAGACGATCATCGCCGCGCTCGTCGAGGGCCGCGCGATGTGGGCGTCGGTGCGGCAGGCGCTGGCGATCCTGCTCGGCGGGAACCTCGGCGAGATCGGGTTCAGCGTCCTGGGTGCGACGCTGACGGGCCGGTCCCCGTTGGGGGCGCGGCAGTTCCTGCTGGTCAACCTGCTGACCGATCTGGCGCCGGCGCTGGCGATCGCGTTGCGGCGGCCCGAGGACGGCTCGGATCTGCTCAGTGAGGGCCCGGAAAGCTCGCTGGGCAAGCGCCTGCAGAAGGACATCGGCGTGCGGGCGGGGGTCACCACACTGGGCGCGACCACCGCGTGGACGCTGGCGCGCGCGACGGGCCGCGGCCGCCGGGCGAGCACGGTCGCGCTCGCCGGGCTGGTCGGCACGCAGCTGGGCCAGACCCTCGCCACCGGCGGGATGAACCGCTCCGTGCTGGCGACCTCGCTCGGCTCGGTGGCCCTGCTCGCGGCGGTGATCCAGACGCCGGGCGTCAGCCAGTTCTTCGGCTGCACCCCGCTCGGCCCGATCGGCTGGAGCATGGCACTGGGCAGCGCCGGCGCCGCGACGGTCGCCGGAGCGGTGGTGGGCCGGGCGATCGAGGGGTGAGTCCAGGCGCGGACCGCGCGGCGGCCAGGAGGCGGCCGACCCGCGGAGGCTCCGCGTCCGCAGCTCGTGACCGTGGAGATCCCGCCGCGCGGACAACCCCGGACTCGCCGGAAGTGGATCTTCCGTTACGGCCGGAGTCAGGTGTAGAGGCTGGTTCCCGGCGCGAGGCGCTGCACCGCGTCCTCCATGTGCGCCTCCAGCAGTGCCGTCGTCTGCTCCTCGTCGCCGGAGGCGAGCGCTTCGGCGATGCGCTTGTGCTCGGTCACGCGCTCCTCGTTGGTCGCGTAGGTCCGGTGCAGCGCGGACAGGCACATGCGGGTCTCGATCAGCAGCGTCCGCGCCATGCGGCCGAGCCGTTTGCTGCCGGAGGCCGCGACCAGCTCCTCGTGGAACCGGACGTCCGCCTCCGCCACCGCGTCCCCGTCGGACGCGGTCGCCATGTCCTCGACCGCGGACATCAGCCGGAGCGCCACCGCTTCGCCGTCGCCGTGGCGCAGCACCCGGATCACCGCGGCCCGCTCGATGGCGAAGCGCGCCGAGTAGATGTCGTGCACGTCGTCCGGTTCGAGGTCGATCACGAACAGCCCGCGGTGCCGCTCGCTGCGCAGCAGGCCCTCCGACACCAGCCGCTGCATCGCCTCGCGCAGCGGTCCGCGGGACACCTGGAACCGGCCCGCCAGTTCGGTCTCACCGAGCTGCGTGCCCGGCGCGAACGTGCCGTTCATGATGGCTTCGCGGAGCTGCCGCGCGATGATCGCCGCGGTCGACTCCCGGCTCACCGGTTCGATGTCGGTCAGGGCCATGGTTCACCTGCCTTCTGCGAACAGCCTGCCCAGCCGTTCGCACGGGGGCACCTGGCCGGTCAGCCGGAGCCCTTCCCAGATCGTGACCTGGTTCGCGGTGAGCACGGGCTTGCCCAGCCGCTCCTCGATCGCGCCCAGCACGCCCAGTGTGCGCATCGCCGTGTCGGGGACCAGGACGGCGTCGGCCGCCGGGTGATCATGCGCCACCGCCAGCTCGACGACCGCCTCGGGCGCCAGCCTGCCGACCTCGGCGGCCGTGTCGATGTCCTCGCTCGACATGGCGACCACCTCGACACCCCCGCGGTCGAGGAACTCCACGAACAGCTTCGCCACGTCGTCCGGGTAGCTCGCGGCCACCGAAACCCGCTTGAGGCCGAGCGCCCGCGCGGCCCGGACGAACGCGAACGACGTGCTCGATGCCGGCTTGTCCGCGGCCGCCGACAGCTTCGCCACCTGCTCGTGCGCGCCGTCCCAGCGGTAGACGAAGCTGCCGCTCGTGCAGGCCCACACCACCGCGTCCGGCTCGTGCTTCGCGAGCAGTCGCGCGCCCTCGGCCAGCCGTTCCTCGCTGCCCAGGTCGAGCAGTTCGGGCACGGCGTGCAGGTCGGTGCCGTAGATGTGCTCGACCGGAAGCCGCTGCCCCAGCAGCTCCTCGGCGAAGGGGTAGTCGTCCTCCGCGGCGTGGTCGGGGTAGATGAAGCCGACGGTCGTCATGCACCAACCTCCAGGAAATTGTAGACAATCCTACATTATCGGTCTCAGGACACTTCGCGCAGCCATGTGCCGGGGCCGACGATCGGCAGCTCCATACGTCTCAGGCAGGCCCACATCGTGAGCTGGTTCGCGGTCAGCACGGGCTTGCCCAGTGCCGCCTCCAGCGGATCGATGACGTCGTACGTGGGGAGGTTCGTGCAGCTCACGAAAATCGCCTCGGCGTCGGGGTGGTTCGCGCCCAGGATCCGCTCGGCGATGGTGCGGTAGCTGACCTTCCAGATCCCGCCGCCGAGCCCGAGGTGGTCACTGGACACGGTCTCCACGTTCAGCTCCGACAGGAACTCGTGCAGGCTCGTCGTCAGATCCGCGTCGTAGGGGGTGATGACCGAAACCCGGCTGACGTCGAGCAGGTGCAGCACCTCGGCCAGCGCGCCCGACGTGGTGACCGCGTCGGGTGCGCCGGCGTCGCAGATCGCCTTGCGCAGCGACCGTTCGTAGTCGACGCCGTTGACGAAACTCCCCGACGTGCACAGGTACGCGACCACCTCCGGCTCGACGTGCAGCACGTCGCGCGTGGCCGCGGCCAGGTGCTGGTGGTTGCTGACCAGCTGGGCCATCTCCATGCTGACCGGCACCGGTTCGTACGGCGTGCGCGCGAGGTGCAGGGACACCTCGCCGGGGATCCAGCGCCAGAGCTCGCGCTCCAGGGCCAGGTCGAAGGGTGCGATGACTCCGATGCCTCGCTGCGCCAGGGGCCCGTCGAAGACAGGGAAGTCGAAATCCAAGGCTCAGCCTCCGAAGGAAGTGCTCTCAAGGAAGCCTCCGGGGTGGCTCCTCGGATTGTTGACAATCATACGACCGGCTCATACCGTGTCAACGGTGATCGGCATGGAGAAACCGGTGCTGGCGGTACTGTGCGGTGACGACCAGGCCCGGGAGCTCGCCGAATCGCCCGCTGTGCAGGGCATCGAATCGTCGGCCGTCGTGCGTTACACCGGGGAAGCCGGGCTTGCCGACGCGCTGCGGGACGCCGATGTCCTTTTTGTCTACGACTTCCTTTCCCGTGCGGTGCCGGACGCCTGGCACGCGGCGAACAAGCTGCGCTGGCTGCACATCGCGAGCGCCGGGGTGGACCCCGTGATGTTCCCGGGGATGCGCGACAGCGACGTCGTGCTCACCAACTCTCGGGGCGTGTTCGACGACTCGATCGCGGAGTACGTGCTGGGGGTGATTCTCACCTTCGCCAAGGACCTGCACGGCTCGCTCGACCTGCAGCGCGAGAGCCGCTGGCAGCACCGGGAGAGTGAGCGGATCGCCGGGCGCGAAGTGCTCGTCGTGGGCACCGGGCCGATCGGGCGGGCGATCGCGCGGATGCTGACGGCCGTCGGGATGACCGTGTCCGGTGCCGGGCGCCGTGCCCGCGAGAACGACCCCGACTTCGGCACGGTCCACGCTTCGGCCGTGCTCACCGACCACCTGCCCGCCTACGACTACGTCGTCGCGGTCGCGCCGCTGACCGGGCAGACCAAGGGGATGTTCGACAGCGCCGCGTTCGCCGCGATGAAACGCACCGCCCGGTTCGTCAACGTCGGCCGCGGCGAACTGGTCGTCACCGCCGACCTGGTCGGGGCCCTGCGGGCCGGTGAACTGGCCGGTGCCGCGCTCGACGTGTTCGACACCGAGCCGCTGCCCCCGGAAAGTCCCTTGTGGACCATGAAGAACGTGCTGGTCTCGCCGCACATGTCGGGTGACTTCACCGGATGGCGGGACACGCTGGTCGAGGTGTTCGCGGACAACTGGTCGCGCTGGCAGACTGGCGCCCCACTTCGGAATGTCGTGGACAAAGAGCTGGGGTACGTGCCGTCGGATCGGTGAGGAGTCACCATGAGCACCCTGTTGACGGCGAGTGAGCTGGTCGCCGCGTTCTCCACCGGCGAGATCAGCCCGGTGGAGGCGACCGAGGCCGCGCTCCGCTCGATCGAGGAGCGCGACGGGGAGTGCAACGCGTACTGCCTGGTCGACCCGGACGTGGCCCGCGACGGCGCCAAGGCGTCGGAGACCCGGTGGCGTGAGGGCAACCCGATCGGCTCGCTGGACGGGGTGCCGACCTCGATCAAGGACATGTTCCTCACCCAGGGCTGGCCGACCTTGCGCGGCTCGACGTGCATCGACCGCGACCAGCCGTGGGACACCGACAGCCCGGTCACCGCGCGGCTGCGGGAGAACGGGCTGGTCCTGCTCGGCAAGACCACCACGCCGGAGCTGGCGTGGAAGGGCGTCACGGACAACCCGCTGACCGGCGTCACCCGCAACCCGTGGAACCCGGCGATGACCCCGGGCGGATCCAGCGGCGGCAGCGCGGCGGCGGTCGCGGCCGGGATGGGTGAGCTGTCGGTCGGCACCGACGGTGGCGGTTCAGTGCGGATTCCCGCGTCGTTCTGCGGCATCGTCGGGCTGAAGCCGACGCACGGCCGCATCCCGCTGTTCCCGGCCAGCCCGTTCGGGCCGCTGTCCCACGCGGGGCCGATGGCGCGGTCGGTGTCCGACGTCGCGTTGATGCTGGACGTGCTCGCGCTGCCCGACCACCGCGATCCGGCCGCGCTGGAGCCGCCACTCGGCTCCTACCGGGAGGCCGTGCGGCGCGACGTTCGCGGCCTGTACGCGGCGTTCTCACCGACGCTCGGCTGGGCGCGGGTGGACCCCGAGGTCCGCCGCATCGTCACCGAGGCCGTCCGGGCGCTGGACGAGGCCGGGTTGCGGGTCGAGGAGGCCGACCCCGGGTTCGCCGACCCGCGCGAGTCGTTCGACGTGCTGTGGTCGGCCGGTGCGGCGCAGTGGCTGAACACGTTCCCGCCCGGCTCCGAGGCGAAGATCGACCCGGGGCTGCGGCAGGTGTGGGAGCAGGGCCGCACGTACTCGGCCTCGGACTACCTGGCGGCGACAGCCGAGCGTGCCGCGCTGGGCATCCTGATGGGCGAGTTCCACACCCGGTTCGACGTGCTGATCACCCCGACCGTGGCGATCCCGCCGTTCGAGGCCGGGTTCGACGTGCCGCCGGGCAGCGGGATGACCGGCTGGCCGGACTGGACGCCGTTCACGTACCCGTTCAACATGACGCAGCAACCGGCGATCAGCGTGCCGGCCGGGGTCACCGGGGACGGGTTGCCGGTCGGGTTGCAGATCGTCGGGCCGCGTCATTCGGACGACCTCGTGCTGGCTGTCGCGCGGCTGGTCGAGGAGATCCGTCCGTGGCCGACCGATCGGCCCGCGGGGCGCTGAGGACGGGGCCGGCGTCGCTCGTACCGTTTCGTGCGGCGATGAACGGTCGGTTCACCGCCGCGCGAGTGGGAACCTCGTGGTGGCCGGTCAGGCGTGCCGGGGTGAGTTGTCCGCTGGTGGCCGCTGATTTTCGCCGTCCACATCGGACCTCCCGGGTGCGGTGTGGAGTTTTCGGGTCGTGCGTGCCGCGATTTCCTGTGCTGTGCTTGAGGCATGCGTAAAACGACTTTGGGCAAGAGTGGCCTCGATGTTTCCCGGATCGCCTTCGGTACCTGGCAGCTGAGCGGCGAGTGGGGATCCTTCGACGAGGACGCTGCCGTCACCGCCGTCCAGCACGCCCGCGAACTGGGCGTCAACTTCTTCGACACCGCGCAGGCCTACGGTTTCGGCAAGTCCGAGGCGTTGCTCGGCCGCGCGCTGCGGGAGGAGCTCAAACGCGATCGCGACAGCCTGGTGATCGCCACGAAGGGTGGTATCAACCCGGGCAGGTCACGACCACGCGACGCCGGCCGGGCATGGTTGCGCAAGGGCGTCGAGGAGAGCCTGCGTTTCCTGGACCTCGACCACATCGACCTGTACCAGGTGCACTGGCCGGATCCGGACACGCCACCCGAGGAGACGGCGTCCGCACTGCAGGAGCTGGTCGACGAGGGCAAGATCCGCCACGCCGGCGTCTCCAACTACGACGCCGCACAGCTCGCCGCCTTCGACCGGACGCGCCCGGTGGAGACCCTGCAGCCGCCGTACCACCTCTTCCGCCGCGGGATCGAGCAGGACCCGTTGCCGTACTGCCGCGAACACGACATCGGTGTGCTCGTCTACAGCCCGCTCGGCAGCGGGCTTCTCACCGGCGCGCTCACTCCGCGAACCACCTTCGACGCCGACGACTGGCGAGCGAAGTCCAGCGCCTTCCAGGGCGCGAACCTGCAACGGAACCTGGAGGTGGTGGAGCAGTTGAAGAACCTGGCCGCCGAGAAGGGGGCCACCGTCAGCCAGCTCGCCATCGCGTGGACACTGCACCAGCCCGGGGTGCACGTGGCCATCGTCGGCGCCCGCCGCGCGGCCAACATCGAAGACAGCCTCGGAGCCGCGAACCTGGACCTCACCGCCGACGACCTGACCCGCATCGCCGACCTCACCTCCCACGGGGTCCAGATCGAGGGCGCCAGCCCGGAGGGCATCGCATGACCGCGACGAGGCTCGCCCGGCCCCCGCCCCGGCCGTGGTGGCGAGCGTGACGGGTATCGCGTCACGGCGTGCGGAGGCGCCGCCACGGCATCGATCGCCCTGTCCGGTTCCGGGCGCGGTCCGCCGTCCCGGGCGCCGAACCTCAACCCACACCCACAGCAGTCCCGGGGGTCAGCGCGCGGCGAACTCCAGCTCTTCGAGCGCGGTGTCCAGGTGGGTCAGCAGCCGCTGCAGGTGCGGGACCGATCGGCGGCAGCCAGTGATGCCGAAGTCGAGGTTGTCGCCACTGTTGGTCAGCGTGATGTTGAGCGCCTGACCGTCCAGCAGCACCGACGCCGGGTAGATGCCGTCGAGCTTCGCGCCGTTCCAGTACATCTGCTCGCGCGGTCCGGGAACGTTGGAGATCACCAGGTTGAACGGCGGGCGGGTGTTGTTGACGAACCCGGGCACCGGCGAGACGCCCAGCTGCGCCACGTTGATGCCGGACAGCAGCAGCGCCTGCAGCGGCGTCAGCTCCTTGAAGATCCGCTTCGCATCCCGCATGGACTGGTGGATCGTCATCAGGCGCTTCGCCGGGTCGCTCTGGTCGGTGCCCAGGTTGCACAGCACGGCGCCGATCTGGTTTCCCGCCGCCTCACCGGTGTCGGTCGGCTTGCGCATGGACACCGGCACCATCGCGACCAGCGGCGCGTCCGGCAGGGCACGCTGTTCGATGAGGTAGTCGCGCAGCGCGCCGGAGCACATCGCGAGCACCACGTCGTTGCGGGAGGTTCCGGTGGCGGTCGCGATCGCGCGTACCCGCTTGAGCGGCCAGGACTGGGCGGCGAAGCGGCGGGCACCGCCGATCGGCACGTTGAAGATCGTCTTCGGGGCCTGCATCGGGAGCAGGAGCGTGTGCTCCCGGAACGCCTCACGGGCGACCCTCGCCGCGGCAGGCGCGATCGTCGCGATCTGCTTCAGCGAGTCGCTGCCCGTCCGCACGAGTGACCGAGCGTTACGGGGCGGCTTGCCGCGCTGCATCTGCCGCGACCCCCAGGGCGGCGGGCAACTCCGGTCGTCCGGGTCGTCGGACAGCGTGCCCTGCAGGTGCCGCAGTGCCGAGACGCCGTCCATCAGGGCGTGGTGCACCTTGCTGTACATCGCGAACCGGCCGTCCTGCAGCCCTTCCACCAGGTGGATCTCCCACAGCGGCCGGTGCCGGTCGAGGAGGGTGCTGTGCCAGCGGGACGTCAGCTCCAGCAGTTCCCGGATCCGGCCGGGGTAGGGCAGGGCGGAGTGCCGGAAGTGGTAGTCGATGTCGAGGTCGTCGTCGCCGGCCCAGGCGGCGTAACCGAGAGTGTTCACCGGGCGGGCGACGCGCTGCCGGAACAGGGGGCGGATGTCGGTGTTCTTGACCAGGTCCTCGCGCAGGCTCCGGAGGTAGGTGTGATCGGCGCCGTCGGGAGTCCGGAAGAGCTGCAGGCCACCGACGTGCATCGGATGCTCGCGGCTTTCCACCAGCAGGAACATGGAGTCGGTGAAGGGCATCAACGGCATCGGTGACCACCTCTTCCAGTCCAGGACGATAGTGCCCCAGGGGAGTCGAGTCTACGCGTACTGCTACGGCGCGGAACACAACCTACGCTGAGGGAATGACCATCCCGACGGACCCGGAAACGGGCGAGTTCAAGCGGTCGCCGAACCGTTTCACCGCGCGGATCACCGCCGACGGAGGTGACGGCTGGCCGGTCGAGGCGGGGCGTTACCGGCTCGTCGTCAGCCGCGCGTGCCCGT containing:
- a CDS encoding amidase translates to MSTLLTASELVAAFSTGEISPVEATEAALRSIEERDGECNAYCLVDPDVARDGAKASETRWREGNPIGSLDGVPTSIKDMFLTQGWPTLRGSTCIDRDQPWDTDSPVTARLRENGLVLLGKTTTPELAWKGVTDNPLTGVTRNPWNPAMTPGGSSGGSAAAVAAGMGELSVGTDGGGSVRIPASFCGIVGLKPTHGRIPLFPASPFGPLSHAGPMARSVSDVALMLDVLALPDHRDPAALEPPLGSYREAVRRDVRGLYAAFSPTLGWARVDPEVRRIVTEAVRALDEAGLRVEEADPGFADPRESFDVLWSAGAAQWLNTFPPGSEAKIDPGLRQVWEQGRTYSASDYLAATAERAALGILMGEFHTRFDVLITPTVAIPPFEAGFDVPPGSGMTGWPDWTPFTYPFNMTQQPAISVPAGVTGDGLPVGLQIVGPRHSDDLVLAVARLVEEIRPWPTDRPAGR
- a CDS encoding D-2-hydroxyacid dehydrogenase, which encodes MEKPVLAVLCGDDQARELAESPAVQGIESSAVVRYTGEAGLADALRDADVLFVYDFLSRAVPDAWHAANKLRWLHIASAGVDPVMFPGMRDSDVVLTNSRGVFDDSIAEYVLGVILTFAKDLHGSLDLQRESRWQHRESERIAGREVLVVGTGPIGRAIARMLTAVGMTVSGAGRRARENDPDFGTVHASAVLTDHLPAYDYVVAVAPLTGQTKGMFDSAAFAAMKRTARFVNVGRGELVVTADLVGALRAGELAGAALDVFDTEPLPPESPLWTMKNVLVSPHMSGDFTGWRDTLVEVFADNWSRWQTGAPLRNVVDKELGYVPSDR
- a CDS encoding aldo/keto reductase is translated as MRKTTLGKSGLDVSRIAFGTWQLSGEWGSFDEDAAVTAVQHARELGVNFFDTAQAYGFGKSEALLGRALREELKRDRDSLVIATKGGINPGRSRPRDAGRAWLRKGVEESLRFLDLDHIDLYQVHWPDPDTPPEETASALQELVDEGKIRHAGVSNYDAAQLAAFDRTRPVETLQPPYHLFRRGIEQDPLPYCREHDIGVLVYSPLGSGLLTGALTPRTTFDADDWRAKSSAFQGANLQRNLEVVEQLKNLAAEKGATVSQLAIAWTLHQPGVHVAIVGARRAANIEDSLGAANLDLTADDLTRIADLTSHGVQIEGASPEGIA
- a CDS encoding WS/DGAT/MGAT family O-acyltransferase: MPLMPFTDSMFLLVESREHPMHVGGLQLFRTPDGADHTYLRSLREDLVKNTDIRPLFRQRVARPVNTLGYAAWAGDDDLDIDYHFRHSALPYPGRIRELLELTSRWHSTLLDRHRPLWEIHLVEGLQDGRFAMYSKVHHALMDGVSALRHLQGTLSDDPDDRSCPPPWGSRQMQRGKPPRNARSLVRTGSDSLKQIATIAPAAARVAREAFREHTLLLPMQAPKTIFNVPIGGARRFAAQSWPLKRVRAIATATGTSRNDVVLAMCSGALRDYLIEQRALPDAPLVAMVPVSMRKPTDTGEAAGNQIGAVLCNLGTDQSDPAKRLMTIHQSMRDAKRIFKELTPLQALLLSGINVAQLGVSPVPGFVNNTRPPFNLVISNVPGPREQMYWNGAKLDGIYPASVLLDGQALNITLTNSGDNLDFGITGCRRSVPHLQRLLTHLDTALEELEFAAR